Genomic segment of Malus domestica chromosome 15, GDT2T_hap1:
ATCCATATTAGTCTCGCTTTCACTAAATGGGGGAATAAAAAACTAACTCATAaagtaaaaatagaaaaaaagaaTTGAGGGGCCTACAACAAAATCCTGTTTAGTTTTCGACTTAGTCATTAGTAACTTGATTTGATGTCGCATAGATTGCACAAGTATATAGTACTTTCTGTTGAAGTTCTGATTTCCTATTGTTGAAGTTCTGATTTCCTATTGTTTCTTGTTCCAGTTTATTTTCTCGACAGCTACTGATGGGAAAATAAAGGCATGGTTGTATGATAATATGGGCTCAAGGGTTGACTATGATGCACCAGGCTATTCATCTACCACTATGGCATATAGTGCAGATGGAGCAAGGTTATTTTATTCACCCTTTACAAAGTCATTGTCTTTTGGTGATGTTGATATTAATATTTCTTTTATCTGTTATATATCACGGACATCTTCATATCTTCTCTGAACAACATAGGTTGTTCTCATGTGGGACAAATAAAGAAGGGGATTCATATTTGGTGGAGTGGAATGAAAGTGAAGGAGCTGTAAAGCGGACCTTTCATGGTCTTGCAAAGCATACTGTTGGGGTTGTGCAGTTTGATACCACAAAAAATCGGTTCTTGGCTGCTGGTGATGAGTTCACAGTCAAATTTTGGGATATGGACAATGTTAACCTTTTGATGAGTACTGATGCAGATGGTGGATTGCCGGTAGGCTCACAACTTATTTTTCTGAATAAAACAATTCCTTCCAGATAACTCACCATGATCTTAAAAACCTGCAGGCTTCTCCCGTAATCAGATTTAACAAGGAAGGAATATTGTTAGCTGCCTCAACGAATGACAATGGTATTAAAATTCTGGCAAATTCAGATGGAATTAGGTTGCTAAGAACTGTGGAAAGCCGCACACTTGATGCTTCAAGAGCTGCTTCTGCAGCTGCTGTGAAGGTAAAGTTTCAGCTTGGCGTACCATGTTAAAATCTGTTAGCTAAATGCATTGTTTAATATGCAGGCACCCCCGACAGGAACATTTGGGCCTTCCAACATTCCTATTGGAACAAGCATTGGAGATCGAGCTGCTCCTGTGGCAGCCATGGCTGGACTGGTGAGTTCATGATCTCTCCAAAAGCATTGCTATATTGTACGATGTTACTATCATCAATATAACTTATGCTTAATATTATGTCTGATCAAAATGTATGCATTATGCATAGCATATGTGTTTGAAACTAAAAGTTCAATCTTTTCGATGGTAAAAGAAAGGGTGTTTTTGTACAATGGTTTAACCttgtccttctctttgttgATCTGTGTAGAACAATGACAATAGAAGTTTGGTTGATGTTAAACCTAGAATTGCGGATGAGTCGGTTGAGAAATCCAGGATTTGGAAACTGACTGAAATCAGTGAACAATCACAATGCCGCTCTCTGAGGCTCCCTGATAGTTTAACAGCAATGAGGGTACTAATTCTCTTCCGTCCTATATTGTTAAGTTGTAGCTTTTATTGCATTACCTTTTGTAGTCATTCATGTATTTCCTATGCCTTTGCTATTTAACAATTGTGCCTTGGCTTTTATTGCGACTTGTacttgaagctttttttttatttttttatttttttttatttggaattTCTGATTCCCTTGAGACATTTCAGTAAGAGTACTGCATAATGAATTTCTGTAatatattcatttgctttgtgtttcttttaaaacattttcatgAGAACTATGCATGTTTTTATTGTGAAGCTCTGATGGATAATTATTTCAGGTTTCTAGATTAATATATACAAATTCAGGACTTGCGGTGTTGGCTTTATCATCTAATGCTGTACACAAGCTCTGGAAATGGCaaagaaatgaacgaatacaTAAGGTATTAAATTTACTAAAAAGTTAAAACTGATGGTTGCAtttcattatatattttttttctttgcatcCTTAAGTTTTCCATTTACCAAAATGTTTGTTTGTGTAGGCCACAGCTAGTAGTCCACCGCAAATGTGGCAACCTGCTAGTGGAATATTGATGACTAATGATATAAGTGATACAAACCCTGAGGATGCTGTTCCATGCTTTGCACTGTCAAAGAACGACTCTTATGTTATGTCAGCTTCAGGGGGGAAAATATCCCTTTTCAATATGATGACATTTAAGGTAGATGGTTTCTTCTTAACCTCATACTCATAAGGTACTGGTTGATTATATATGCATGTCTATAAACCTTTTAATACGGCCGTGCACAAGATAATCTCAATTGAAATAGGTGCTTCTGTACCATCCTTTAGAATGCCCTTTCTACAATCTACTTTCCCACACCTATTGAAAGCTAGAAAAAATATATCATGGTATTCACTCTGCCGACCATCATTCCCCGAATACCCTTAAAACGTAATATGACAACATTTATGGTTTTATATTGTTGTGTTTAATGTTATGCCGTCTGCAGACAATGACAACATTCATGCCCCCACCACCAGCTGCAACATATCTGGCATTTCATCCTCAAGACAATAATATCATTGCCATAGGAATGGACGATTCTTCTATCCAAATTTACAATGTTCGGGTTGACGAGGTGAGGTCTTTGTTTACTGAACTTTAATTTGTCAGTTTGTGATGATAGCTGGAATAGGGGATTGCTTACAATCTGGATGCTCCCCTTTCACAGGTTAAAACCAAGCTGAAAGGTCATCAGAAAAGAATAACAGGCCTTGCCTTCTCTCATACTCTTAATGTGCTTGTGTCTTCGGGTGCTGATTCCCAGGTATGAATTAGACGACATGCAAGTCTGTATGCATGCATTTCCCTGTGCTACTAGGCTTTAAGCAATGAACTGATGACTATCAAAAGTAACTTATCACGAGTAGCCAAGCCAAAAGGATCAATGTAGTTTCCAGATGGTTAAACTTTCAGGTCTTCATGGTAGTTCCCTTTGAAATCATTTTGTTATGTAACCTGTAACTGGTAAATGCATTTTTGAAGTGCGTCTCTTTAGAATTGTGGCTTATCTAGTCCTTACTTGCCTCAGGCATTTACGAAATTCTGTTATTTGACAATCTTGGTTTTTAACCAATAGTGTCTTTCTGTTCCTCTTTTACATCATGCAAGACACGCTTCAATAGTTTTACTGAATGTTGGTACTGGGTTGTTAAGTCATTgatgcttttgtttctgtttgccGCAGTTATGCGTTTGGAACACAGATGGATGGGAGAAGCAGGCTAGTAAATTTCTTCAGATGCCAAGTGGCCGAGCTGCTGCTCCTCTTGCTGATACCCGAGTTCAGTTTCACTCAGATCAGACACATTTGCTGGCTGTTCATGAAACACAGATAGCCATATACGAAGCACCAAAATTGGAATGCCTTAAGCAGGTACAGTTGCTTTGtgcttaaatttatttttgagtATATTTTATCCCATTTTATTACAAAGAATCCAATCAGTTCAGATTATTGCATAGACTGTGGAATTTGATCATTGCATATATACGCCACTGGCATAAATGCATTGTTTGCATGTGGTACGAGCACAAGCAAGCATTAAGATGAATTTTTCGGTGATTGTGATGATCTAGTTCGTTTAATCGTTTACTTTTACCTTATTATTTGGGTTTATTTAGTGCTGCTTACATGTTGAACCATGTTCCTCATACAGTGGGTTCCTCGAGAAGCTAGTGGTCCAATCACACATGCTGTATATTCCTGTGATAGCCAGTTAATTTATGTTAGCTTTGAAGATGGAAGTGTGGGGGTTCTCACTGCTCTTACACTTAGATTGAGATGCCGAATACTACCAACTGCTTACTTACCTTCAAATCCAAGGTTTGTTTTCCTGTCAATACGATCCCAAGGCCTTTTCCCATATGATATTTGTGGTCGTTCAGTTTTGTAAATAACATATCAAGGTACTAACAACAAAAGTGTTTAACAGCTTAAGGGTGTATCCTCTCGTTGTTGCCGCACATCCCTCGGAACCCAATCAGTTTGCATTAGGACTTACAGATGGTGGAGTCCATGTACTTGAGCCATTAGAGTCAGAAGGAAAATGGGGCACTAACCCTCCAATCGAAAATGGTGCTGGGCCTAGCACGACTTCTGGGGTAGCTGGTTCAGAACAACCCCAAAGGTAACAATTCCATGTGCATGGCTTCCACCGAAGACCTCGAGTGTATTTATCTCTTCCGTGATGATCCCGTTCCTGGTGTCACCgtatattattttttggtggGAAACTGCGGATTTAGGTGTTATAGTTTTAGGATACTTTAACCCAGTAGAATTCGTTATAGTGGCATTCGAAAACAGATTACGGTGAGGCAATTCCCCTCGTTTAGGATAATTGGACAAGTGAAGAACTACAGTTTAAAGTTTCCAAGAAATGCAGCGCCGGGCGAAAGGTTGAGATAAAGATTGTAGTTGCTTTGGTTGGAGGCCCagaatgttttttcttttttatttttttctcctGAGGTTATTGAGTCTTGGAAATTAATTTAGATGTGAACCGGAGATGGttagttattttattttctgtacTCTATTTATGGTTCTGGTGATAAATAAGAAAGCAGCTTTTGCATCCATGGGAGTTCGTTTGCTGTATATTTCCTCTACATTTCAACGGAAACAATTTTGCTCGCAAGTGCTTTTATTACAAGTGTTTTTAGCCTTTTACTATATAGAATAAACACGCTGAATCTTTTTACTAAAAATCAAGTGCTTCTACAATAAACATGTTAAATATTTCATTAAAATCCAAAAGTGTTTCCCCTAAGGAAAGCACTTGGAAGTACTTTTTAAAAGAATCGTCAGGCAAATGCTTCTTTATAAAGCGCTTTTATTAGCCAAAATGTTCAAACTTTTACGTTAGATGCTATCAGAGATTCAGAAAATAaccagaagaaaagaaagaaaaacataatTGTTGTTATTCACAGCTGAAATCGCTAAACGATTCAAATCTACCGAACATGCATTCAACTGCTATACACGGCTTGTCGATTGCTATCTTCTAGTTCCGTCTTCGGCCAGATTTGGACTGTCTTCTAGAGTTAGCAGGAGAAGATTGCTTCGAAGGTACAGGCAAGACTGTTCCTCCTTTTATGCTGTCCGAGTCCCTCATGTCATTAAGTGTTTTTTGGGCCTGAATGTAGACCGTAAAATCTCTAATCTGCGACAACCATCatttaaactagttacgaaccCAACACTACTTCGGAACGCTTGCAAACTAGCAGAAACTTGTAATTGCAATACCTGTTCTTCCAAATCGACTATCTTTTCCTCTCTTAACCTCAGTGATGCAGCTTCCCTAAAAGAGTTTGAATCACGGAGGATACCAATACGGAAGAATTCACTGCCACTTATTATCGCAAACTAATATGTACCTCTCATCGATTTCCTTCAACTTTCTGCGCCAGGTTTCTTGGTCCTTGATGAGATTACGATTGATCTAAGCAACAAACCCACAAGCAagcacaacaaaaataaaattgactgtcagaaataaaaacaaagtgaTTTAACTCAACATAACAATACCTGTGGAAACCCAAAGTAAAAGTAACATTCAAGAGAAATACATTTACGAACTCACATCTGCAacatcatttttttcttcaagatATTTCCCCAGTTTGGCTTGCAAATCCTGCATCTTCGAATTTACAGCCTTCTCCACTGCTTCTGAAATACTACTTTCCTTTTTACTTTTGGCCTCCATAAGTAGAGATTCATAATACTgaatttaaagaaacaaaaacagacGAGAGGAAAAGATTAAAGCATATGATTGGAACTAAAAACAATTCTAATGAGATCAACAGCCACATTAGGTAGATGCAAAAGTAAAAACACAGAGAACGGGTTAAGTGGCGTTTAGCAACAGCCTTACTTGTCTTTGATTCTCAAGTTGACTGGCAACAAGTCGGTTGTACTCGTCTACAATCTGTTGTAGCACAACATCTAATCAGTTATGcaaataagaaaacaaaaaattacgCATAGCGCTAGCTAGAGTACATACAGTGTCAACTTTGCTACTATAGAGGGCTCCACTAATTCCAGAATCAGCACTACATTCACAACCGTCACAAGCCTCTTCCAGTGACATACAAAGAGAATCTGTatcatttattatttttccaTCAACTTTCGATTGGTTCAGGCGGTGAACATAAGCATCACCAACATAATCCCAGATCTGCTGCCTGTCCAACTCAAGAGAATAGCAATGTTGCGTATCCTTCCAGTGCTTAACAGCATGGCCTTCAGTATATCTAAAAAAAGTAACAATCAATAATTTTCAGTGCAGGATAAATTTACCCAAGACAACACCATATCTGATCAAGTAAAGAGCTATGTTGCTTTCTTGCTTTGAAGACAGAAAtaaccaaagaagaaagaacaaTACACCGGTTTACCTTCCACATCCTACAAAACCACAAATTATGCAAATCCAGGGATTCACCGAAATTCCACAGACAGAGCAAGCTAGTTTTTCATCCTGCTGCTGACAAAGTCGGCAAACCTGGTGGCACACAAATATCAATTCAGGAATCGTTCTTCATAAACCCAAGACCATAACCATATCAAAGTTATGAAGAAGCCAATGGCAATTCAAGCTGATGTTCATAAACCCAAGACCATAATCGTTGGACAGAAATATTTCATTGTAAGCTATCCAATTGTCTACCCAAAAGGGGGTTAGGTTTGGTTCTTCCTGTGTTTATCACTACTACAGTAAAACAAGATGGGATATGAACTAAGGGATTTCAAAAAATCTGAAAAGTATCCATAAGAAAATGGCTACATTGAGTGGGATGGTAACAAAACTGACCCTGTAACCTCCCAACATCACCCTTTGGGTAACCACTAAGTGTTAAACAATCTGTGAAATCTTGAAGGTCAACTGATAAAAGAATAGCAGTACATACAAGTAATAACGAATAGTTATTAGTGCATTCAACAATGCTCTTAACCAAGATCTCTAACTcaacaagtaaaaaaaaaa
This window contains:
- the LOC103400396 gene encoding topless-related protein 4, which codes for MSSLSRELVFLILQFLDEEKFKDSVHKLEQESGFFFNMRYFEDMVTTGEWEEVEKYLSGFTKVDDNRYSMKIFFEIRKQKYLEALDKRDRAKAVDILVKDLKVFAAFNEELFKEITQLLTLENFRDNEQLSKYGDTKSARGIMLAELKKLIEANPLFRDKLQFPTLKNSRLRTLINQSLNWQHQLCKNPKPNPDIKTLFVDHSCGQPNGTRAPSPVTNHLMGAVPKTGGFPPLGAHGPFQPTPAALPTSLAGWMANPSPVPHPSASAGPLGLAATNNAAILKRPRTPPTSNPTMDYQTADSEHVLKRSRPFGITDEANNLPVNMLPVVYPNQSHGQSSYSSDDLPRSVVMTLCPGSTVKSMDFHPVLQILLLVGTNMGDVMVYELPSLEKIAIKNFKVWDLGACSAALQASLASDYTASINRVMWSPDGTLFGVAYSKHIVHIYSYHGGDDLRNHLEIEAHVGSVNDLAFSFPNKQLCVITCGEDRVIKVWDAATGTKQYTFEGHEAPVYSVCPHHKEKIQFIFSTATDGKIKAWLYDNMGSRVDYDAPGYSSTTMAYSADGARLFSCGTNKEGDSYLVEWNESEGAVKRTFHGLAKHTVGVVQFDTTKNRFLAAGDEFTVKFWDMDNVNLLMSTDADGGLPASPVIRFNKEGILLAASTNDNGIKILANSDGIRLLRTVESRTLDASRAASAAAVKAPPTGTFGPSNIPIGTSIGDRAAPVAAMAGLNNDNRSLVDVKPRIADESVEKSRIWKLTEISEQSQCRSLRLPDSLTAMRVSRLIYTNSGLAVLALSSNAVHKLWKWQRNERIHKATASSPPQMWQPASGILMTNDISDTNPEDAVPCFALSKNDSYVMSASGGKISLFNMMTFKTMTTFMPPPPAATYLAFHPQDNNIIAIGMDDSSIQIYNVRVDEVKTKLKGHQKRITGLAFSHTLNVLVSSGADSQLCVWNTDGWEKQASKFLQMPSGRAAAPLADTRVQFHSDQTHLLAVHETQIAIYEAPKLECLKQWVPREASGPITHAVYSCDSQLIYVSFEDGSVGVLTALTLRLRCRILPTAYLPSNPSLRVYPLVVAAHPSEPNQFALGLTDGGVHVLEPLESEGKWGTNPPIENGAGPSTTSGVAGSEQPQR
- the LOC103400397 gene encoding BRAP2 RING ZnF UBP domain-containing protein 1-like, whose product is MFILRVHSVDTNHPLSLKGADFTAVTTSKATAAAQSNPKTTPKFSERKGIVHLFRKIRQSSLPSTASRSPMLFVVAVPNYLSFDDFIRFCGSHVDHVLELVFIRNDGMEDRYSVLIECKSQDAAGEFYSIFNGRKYSPGEAEVCHILFLDSVNYTESEEIAGTPEKEFTELPTCPVCLERLDADTGGIVSTLCDHSFQCPCISKWTYLSCQVCRLCQQQDEKLACSVCGISVNPWICIICGFVGCGRYTEGHAVKHWKDTQHCYSLELDRQQIWDYVGDAYVHRLNQSKVDGKIINDTDSLCMSLEEACDGCECSADSGISGALYSSKVDTIVDEYNRLVASQLENQRQYYESLLMEAKSKKESSISEAVEKAVNSKMQDLQAKLGKYLEEKNDVADINRNLIKDQETWRRKLKEIDEREAASLRLREEKIVDLEEQIRDFTVYIQAQKTLNDMRDSDSIKGGTVLPVPSKQSSPANSRRQSKSGRRRN